In Paracoccaceae bacterium Fryx2, a single genomic region encodes these proteins:
- the pqqE gene encoding pyrroloquinoline quinone biosynthesis protein PqqE, whose translation MSRSASRGSEPGVADRVGGYRNGHARKLEVAGWTRALDLPLTVNAVMHRQNLHQLPDMIEMALDLGAARIEVANVQYYGWALKNRHALIPTREQVEDCNRIVEEARARLHGVLEIDYVIPDYYALRPKQCMGGWGRQFFNISPAGKVLPCHAAESITGMEFESVRSNRSIRWIWDHSAAFNAYRGTGWMPEPCRSCDYREVDFGGCRCQAFALTGNAGNTDPACALSPHHATIFDLGETEATGDRNAFLYRNFSGGSAEQA comes from the coding sequence ATGTCCAGATCAGCTTCCAGGGGCTCCGAACCCGGCGTGGCCGACCGCGTCGGCGGCTACCGCAACGGCCATGCCCGAAAGCTGGAGGTGGCGGGCTGGACCCGCGCGCTCGACCTGCCGCTGACGGTCAACGCCGTGATGCACCGCCAGAACCTGCACCAGCTGCCCGACATGATCGAGATGGCGCTGGACCTTGGCGCCGCGCGGATCGAGGTTGCCAATGTCCAGTATTACGGCTGGGCGCTGAAGAACCGCCACGCCCTGATCCCGACCCGCGAACAGGTCGAAGACTGCAACCGCATCGTCGAGGAGGCCCGCGCCCGCCTGCACGGCGTGCTGGAAATCGACTATGTGATCCCCGACTACTACGCCCTGCGCCCCAAGCAGTGCATGGGCGGCTGGGGGCGGCAGTTCTTCAACATCTCGCCCGCGGGCAAGGTGCTGCCCTGCCACGCCGCCGAAAGCATCACCGGGATGGAATTCGAGTCCGTCCGCAGCAACCGCTCGATCCGCTGGATCTGGGACCACTCGGCCGCCTTCAACGCCTATCGCGGCACCGGCTGGATGCCCGAACCGTGCCGCAGTTGCGACTACCGCGAGGTCGATTTCGGCGGCTGCCGCTGCCAGGCCTTCGCGCTGACCGGCAACGCGGGCAACACCGACCCGGCCTGCGCCCTGTCACCGCACCATGCCACGATCTTCGATCTGGGCGAAACCGAGGCGACGGGCGACCGCAACGCCTTTCTCTACCGCAACTTTTCCGGCGGGTCGGCAGAGCAGGCGTGA
- a CDS encoding alpha/beta fold hydrolase — MNDGLHLDVGDGHAIRVLPFGNPAGVPVVCLHGGPGSGCSPEMQSLFDAARHRVVFIDQRGAGQSLPARSRHANTTAHLIADMERVRAHLGIDRWLVVGGSWGVTLALAYAQTHPSRVTGLALRATFLGTRAELDWAFRAALAAFQPALHDALFALVAPADRHDPLRAVWRLILHPDPAVHAPAVRAFYRAERALSQLGTPAPLPDEAPLPATPFMEAHYFLNDCFLPPDSLLAGADRLAGVPGIMVQARLDLLCPPRMSHRLAPIGRNRRSGSSRRRAMP; from the coding sequence GTGAACGACGGCCTCCATCTGGATGTGGGTGACGGCCATGCCATCCGGGTCTTGCCCTTTGGCAACCCGGCGGGCGTGCCGGTCGTCTGCCTGCACGGCGGGCCGGGCAGCGGCTGTTCGCCCGAAATGCAGAGCCTGTTCGATGCGGCGCGGCACCGGGTGGTATTCATCGACCAGCGCGGCGCGGGGCAAAGCCTGCCCGCCCGGTCGCGCCATGCCAACACCACGGCGCATCTGATCGCCGACATGGAACGGGTGCGCGCGCATCTTGGCATCGACCGCTGGCTGGTGGTCGGCGGGTCATGGGGGGTGACGCTGGCGCTGGCCTATGCCCAGACCCACCCTTCGCGCGTCACCGGCCTTGCCCTGCGCGCCACCTTCCTCGGCACCCGCGCCGAGCTTGACTGGGCCTTCCGCGCAGCACTTGCCGCCTTTCAGCCCGCGCTGCACGACGCGCTGTTCGCCCTTGTGGCCCCCGCCGACCGGCACGACCCGCTGCGCGCGGTCTGGCGCCTGATCCTGCACCCCGACCCGGCCGTGCACGCCCCGGCGGTGCGCGCCTTCTACCGGGCCGAACGCGCCCTGTCGCAGCTTGGCACCCCTGCCCCCTTGCCCGACGAAGCCCCGCTGCCCGCCACACCCTTCATGGAGGCGCATTATTTCCTGAACGACTGCTTTCTGCCCCCCGACTCCCTGCTGGCCGGGGCCGACCGTCTGGCGGGCGTTCCGGGCATCATGGTGCAGGCCCGGCTTGACCTGCTCTGCCCGCCGCGGATGTCGCACCGCCTTGCGCCCATTGGCCGCAATCGCAGGTCCGGCTCGTCGAGGCGGCGGGCCATGCCCTGA
- a CDS encoding IS5 family transposase, giving the protein MSRPIPPAYKTRNWPAYNEALKRRGSLTIWFDTAMIWEAAPTGKRGRQPDYSDAAIQTCLTIKVLFGMALRQTTGFVESLLGLIDLDWAVPNFSTLSRRQKTLKVNIPHRGSQGPLHLLIDSTGIKVEGEGEWNARKHGGTKRRVWRKIHIGIDEKTLEIRAAEFTTCDVGDAPMLPELLDQIPPDQEIASVTADGAFDTRKCHDAIAARGAAAIIPPRKNAKPWKPDTPGAIARNEALRASKRFGRTIWRRWSGYHRRSRVETKMHCVKLLGQRLMARDFDRQVAEFQVRVAVLNGFTALGIPVTEAVG; this is encoded by the coding sequence ATGAGCAGACCCATACCCCCCGCCTACAAGACCAGGAACTGGCCCGCCTATAACGAAGCGCTGAAGCGCCGCGGCTCGCTGACGATCTGGTTTGATACCGCCATGATCTGGGAGGCTGCGCCGACAGGTAAGCGCGGCCGACAGCCTGACTATAGCGATGCCGCGATCCAGACCTGCCTGACCATCAAGGTGTTGTTTGGCATGGCGCTCAGACAGACGACTGGCTTCGTCGAAAGCCTGCTGGGGCTCATCGATTTGGATTGGGCTGTGCCCAATTTCAGCACGCTGAGCCGTCGCCAGAAGACCCTGAAGGTCAACATCCCCCACCGCGGCTCGCAAGGCCCGCTGCATCTTCTGATCGATAGCACCGGGATCAAGGTTGAAGGCGAAGGTGAATGGAATGCGCGCAAGCACGGCGGCACCAAACGTCGGGTCTGGCGCAAGATTCACATCGGGATAGACGAGAAAACACTGGAAATCCGCGCAGCCGAGTTCACCACCTGCGATGTCGGTGACGCGCCGATGCTGCCCGAACTGCTCGACCAGATCCCGCCCGATCAGGAGATCGCCAGCGTCACCGCTGATGGCGCCTTCGACACACGCAAGTGTCACGACGCCATCGCCGCCCGCGGTGCGGCCGCCATCATTCCGCCCCGCAAGAACGCCAAGCCATGGAAGCCCGACACCCCCGGGGCAATCGCCCGCAACGAAGCCCTACGCGCGTCGAAACGCTTCGGCCGAACCATCTGGCGACGATGGAGCGGTTATCACCGCCGAAGCCGCGTCGAGACGAAGATGCACTGCGTCAAATTGCTGGGTCAGCGCCTCATGGCGCGGGACTTTGACCGTCAGGTCGCCGAGTTTCAGGTCCGTGTAGCCGTGCTGAACGGCTTCACGGCGCTCGGTATACCCGTCACTGAAGCCGTGGGATGA
- a CDS encoding RNA polymerase sigma factor: MLLEAEMPHLRRYALSLTGSLHDADDLVQDCLVRALTRRSQYESGTQLRRWLFTILRNIMIDSHRQRQRRGPHESLTEAHATASHAARQDDHMELIEIVGKLGQVRPCDRAVLRLSVIDGLSQKEIAERMGVAVGTIKSRLSRTRQFLQE, translated from the coding sequence GTGCTTCTGGAGGCCGAGATGCCCCATCTGCGTCGCTATGCGCTGTCGCTGACCGGGAGCCTGCATGATGCCGACGATCTGGTGCAGGACTGTCTGGTGCGGGCCCTGACGCGGCGCAGCCAGTATGAAAGCGGCACCCAGTTGCGGCGCTGGCTGTTCACGATCCTGCGCAACATCATGATCGACAGCCACCGCCAGCGTCAGCGCCGCGGCCCGCATGAATCGCTGACCGAGGCCCATGCGACCGCCAGCCATGCGGCGCGGCAGGACGATCACATGGAACTGATCGAGATTGTCGGCAAGCTGGGCCAGGTGCGGCCCTGCGACCGGGCGGTGCTGCGGCTGAGCGTGATCGACGGACTGAGCCAGAAAGAGATCGCGGAACGGATGGGCGTGGCGGTCGGCACGATCAAGAGCCGCCTGTCGCGCACCCGGCAGTTCCTGCAGGAGTGA
- a CDS encoding IS3 family transposase (programmed frameshift), with the protein MEQTSKKKTSKPYSPEFRERAVRLAMEHRDDYQSEAAALTAIAGKLGCSTDSLRVWMRQVQRDGGERPGPTSAEIARIKELERENRELRQANEILRKASAYFCPGGARPPVSQMTAFIEESREAFGVEPICRALQFAPSTFYDRRAIMRDPDRASARAKSDAALSLKIDAAWDANRKLYGARKIWHVLRRQGEDAARCTVERLMRHLGIRGVVRGKKVITTNPDTSLPCPDDKVNRLFMADRPNKLWVSDFTYVPTWSGTVYVAFVIDVFARRIVGWRVSTSMKTQFVLDALEQAIWQRKTPDNKSLVHHSDRGSQYLSIKYTERLAKAEIDLSVGTVGDAYDNALAECVIGLFKTEVINQIGPWKSMREVEWETLKWIDWYNNRRLLGPIGYIPPAEAEEAFYANLNSLDMVA; encoded by the exons ATGGAACAGACCTCAAAGAAGAAGACCTCGAAGCCGTATTCACCTGAGTTCCGCGAGCGTGCGGTGCGGCTGGCGATGGAACACCGCGATGATTATCAGAGCGAGGCTGCGGCGCTGACGGCGATTGCAGGTAAATTGGGCTGTTCGACGGACAGCCTTCGCGTCTGGATGCGACAGGTCCAGCGCGATGGTGGCGAACGGCCGGGACCTACCAGCGCTGAGATCGCGCGGATCAAAGAGCTTGAGCGCGAGAACCGGGAACTGCGGCAAGCGAACGAGATTCTGCGCAAAGCTTCAGCGTATT TTTGCCCAGGCGGAGCTCGACCGCCCGTTTCGCAAATGACTGCTTTCATTGAGGAAAGCCGAGAGGCATTCGGGGTCGAGCCGATCTGCAGGGCACTGCAGTTTGCCCCTTCCACCTTTTATGACCGGCGGGCGATCATGCGTGATCCTGACCGGGCCTCGGCCCGGGCCAAATCGGATGCCGCCCTGAGCCTCAAGATCGACGCGGCCTGGGATGCCAACCGCAAGCTCTATGGCGCGCGGAAGATCTGGCATGTTTTGCGACGGCAGGGTGAAGACGCCGCCCGCTGCACCGTGGAACGATTGATGCGCCATCTGGGCATCAGGGGCGTGGTCCGTGGCAAGAAGGTCATCACGACCAATCCTGACACGTCTCTGCCTTGCCCGGACGACAAGGTGAACCGGCTGTTCATGGCGGATCGGCCGAACAAGCTGTGGGTTTCAGATTTCACCTATGTGCCCACATGGTCCGGCACCGTCTACGTGGCCTTCGTCATCGACGTCTTTGCACGTCGTATTGTCGGTTGGCGCGTCTCGACATCGATGAAGACCCAGTTTGTGCTCGACGCGCTGGAGCAAGCGATCTGGCAAAGAAAGACGCCGGATAACAAGAGCTTGGTCCACCATTCGGACCGCGGATCACAATACCTGTCGATCAAATACACCGAACGCCTGGCCAAGGCCGAGATCGACCTTTCCGTTGGAACAGTTGGCGATGCCTATGACAACGCCTTGGCTGAATGCGTCATCGGCCTGTTCAAGACAGAGGTCATCAACCAGATCGGCCCCTGGAAATCAATGCGCGAGGTCGAATGGGAAACGCTGAAATGGATCGATTGGTATAACAACCGCCGCCTGCTTGGCCCAATCGGATACATCCCACCCGCAGAAGCAGAGGAGGCGTTCTATGCAAACCTGAACTCACTCGATATGGTCGCGTAG